In Rathayibacter sp. VKM Ac-2762, one DNA window encodes the following:
- a CDS encoding LuxR family transcriptional regulator, whose amino-acid sequence MTPGALEDPEGPDRIAPERRALLQRMVRVAGERGGRLALVGEPGVGKTTMLEALARRVRHDRVVLLIRFDEGAVGPFAAVRSLLRLVPDRLHRALPSGYRAVLERLLVVDPPALADRRVLEAALRHLCSLLAASHAVVILDDAHLADRESVDLLAPMFRPPQEAAGIALVVARELDAGGPVTSWKVVFTAAQLALLPPLGPAAVAAVLADADIDGLTPTEAAEIAAESGGNPSWAIDLAMARRTGEPRPRASASRAVASTIERISRLPEAVRELLVATALMRTGSVDVLLQVSGQQEQALAEAVRLGVLSVTGDGVSVRTPLLRTAVTETTPVGVRRALHAKLAQTALPAEQRLEHRDDALPPGPEPELAAELRTASDRARRIGTSSDALRLALRALARAEPGSTAHVDTVLHAAQIAGGRGEIALVLRLSAMVDPAQLTPSRFDRLAVVSAEAIAQDLGVEALDHRLANALRTFEPDDVRSTVIQVLRLVWSSGEAAEVGRALAERAAALPPELTPYTLLTALGDLAFRHLDAGQGLSSEILARTRALEAVNGVLDLRSSSGAVEATGAYQADDLGRSRPALTAFVRTAKLVGEHRTTVSALAHAAIVEVLAGRIVQAGSLLAEAEQHARGLVDPPLPLTRARGLVALTRNDRDTLEELLAGSVSPTSMMRGGLLLHGLAGIDAAWSEQWDIARSELETALALADAKGIVEPGRRLWIDVELGRARVHAGDLEGAEALARHLAGLDEPHRRPHAHGQALRLRALVAMRSGEPAEALRLADDAVDFLRRSGFAPELARAQLDRAELLVAGGRSARARTVLAEVATSRAHADDPRIAARTLQLTETVDAVDGRALLTTAEARVADAAASGLTNREIAEQLFLGVRTVETHLAHAYRKMGVRTRTQLALALNGLGQEGATGL is encoded by the coding sequence ATGACCCCCGGAGCGCTCGAGGACCCCGAGGGTCCCGATCGGATCGCGCCGGAGCGGCGGGCGCTGCTCCAGCGGATGGTGCGCGTCGCCGGCGAGCGCGGCGGCCGTCTGGCGCTCGTCGGCGAGCCCGGCGTGGGCAAGACGACGATGCTCGAGGCCCTCGCCCGCCGCGTCCGCCACGACCGGGTCGTGCTGCTGATCCGCTTCGACGAGGGGGCCGTCGGTCCCTTCGCCGCGGTGAGGTCCCTCCTCCGCCTCGTGCCCGACCGCCTGCACCGCGCTCTGCCGAGCGGGTACCGCGCCGTCCTGGAGCGGCTCCTCGTCGTCGATCCCCCCGCTCTCGCCGACCGCCGCGTGCTCGAGGCCGCCCTGCGCCACCTCTGCTCCCTGCTGGCGGCGTCGCACGCGGTGGTGATCCTCGACGACGCGCACCTGGCGGACCGGGAGTCGGTCGACCTCCTGGCGCCGATGTTCCGACCGCCCCAGGAGGCGGCCGGCATCGCTCTCGTCGTCGCGCGCGAACTGGACGCCGGCGGACCGGTGACCTCGTGGAAGGTGGTCTTCACCGCGGCCCAGCTCGCGCTCCTCCCTCCCCTCGGACCGGCGGCGGTCGCCGCCGTCCTCGCCGACGCCGACATCGACGGCCTGACCCCGACCGAGGCGGCCGAGATCGCCGCGGAGAGCGGCGGCAACCCGTCCTGGGCGATCGACCTCGCGATGGCCCGCCGGACGGGGGAGCCGCGGCCGAGGGCCTCCGCGTCCCGCGCCGTCGCGTCGACGATCGAGCGGATCTCCCGGCTCCCGGAGGCCGTCCGCGAGCTCCTGGTCGCGACCGCTCTGATGCGGACGGGGAGCGTCGACGTGCTCCTCCAGGTCTCCGGTCAGCAGGAGCAGGCGCTCGCCGAGGCCGTGCGGCTCGGCGTCCTCAGCGTCACGGGCGACGGAGTGTCGGTCCGGACGCCGCTGCTGCGGACCGCGGTGACCGAGACGACGCCGGTGGGCGTCCGGCGCGCCCTGCACGCGAAGCTGGCCCAGACGGCCCTCCCCGCCGAGCAGCGGCTCGAGCACCGCGACGACGCCCTCCCGCCCGGTCCGGAACCGGAGCTGGCGGCGGAGCTGCGGACCGCGTCCGATCGGGCCCGGCGCATCGGGACGAGCTCCGACGCTCTCCGGCTGGCGCTGCGCGCGCTCGCCCGGGCGGAACCGGGTTCGACCGCGCACGTCGACACGGTGCTGCACGCGGCGCAGATCGCCGGTGGGCGGGGCGAGATCGCGCTCGTCCTGCGGCTGTCCGCGATGGTCGACCCCGCGCAGCTGACGCCGTCCCGGTTCGACCGGCTCGCCGTCGTCTCCGCGGAGGCGATCGCCCAGGACCTGGGCGTCGAGGCCCTCGACCACCGCCTCGCGAACGCGCTGAGGACCTTCGAGCCGGACGACGTGCGGTCGACCGTGATCCAGGTGCTGAGGCTCGTCTGGTCCAGCGGCGAGGCCGCGGAGGTGGGCCGGGCACTGGCCGAGCGGGCCGCCGCGCTCCCTCCGGAGCTTACGCCGTACACCCTCCTCACTGCTCTGGGCGATCTCGCCTTCCGGCACCTCGATGCGGGGCAGGGGCTCTCCTCGGAGATCCTCGCGCGGACGCGGGCTCTGGAGGCGGTGAACGGCGTGCTCGACCTGAGGTCCAGCTCCGGAGCGGTCGAGGCCACCGGCGCGTACCAGGCCGACGACCTCGGCCGCTCCCGCCCCGCCCTCACGGCGTTCGTCCGCACGGCGAAGCTCGTCGGCGAGCACCGGACCACCGTGTCCGCCCTCGCGCACGCCGCGATCGTGGAGGTGCTCGCGGGACGCATCGTGCAGGCCGGGTCGCTGCTGGCCGAGGCGGAGCAGCACGCGCGCGGCCTGGTCGACCCGCCGCTGCCGCTCACGCGCGCCCGCGGGCTCGTCGCGCTCACCCGCAACGACCGCGACACCCTGGAGGAGCTGCTCGCCGGATCGGTGAGCCCGACGTCGATGATGCGCGGCGGGCTGCTGCTCCACGGGCTCGCCGGGATCGACGCCGCGTGGTCCGAGCAGTGGGACATCGCGCGGTCGGAGCTCGAGACGGCTCTCGCGCTGGCGGACGCGAAGGGCATCGTCGAGCCCGGCAGGCGGCTCTGGATCGACGTCGAGCTCGGCCGGGCGCGGGTCCACGCCGGCGATCTGGAGGGAGCGGAGGCGCTCGCCCGGCACCTCGCCGGACTCGACGAGCCGCACCGGCGCCCGCACGCTCACGGCCAGGCGCTCCGGCTCCGGGCGCTCGTCGCGATGCGCTCGGGCGAGCCCGCCGAGGCCCTGCGCCTGGCGGACGACGCGGTCGACTTCCTGCGCCGCAGCGGATTCGCGCCCGAGCTGGCGCGGGCGCAGCTCGACCGCGCCGAGCTGCTCGTCGCCGGGGGCAGGAGCGCCCGGGCGCGCACCGTGCTGGCCGAGGTCGCCACGTCGCGCGCGCACGCCGACGACCCCCGGATCGCCGCGAGGACCCTCCAGCTGACGGAGACCGTCGACGCGGTGG